The window CTCGCCGCGCTGCTGCCGTGGGCGGCCGAACGCCTCGATCAGCCACTGACCGTGGAGGACCTGGCACGCCAGGCAGGGATGAGCTCGCGCCACCTCGGGCGCCACTTCAGGGCAGCGACCGGCACCACCCCACTGCAGTGGCTCCTCTCTCAACGCATCAGCCGTGCACAGGAGTTGCTGGAGTCCACCGACCGCAGTGTCGACGCCATCGCGGAGGCCACCGGTATGGGCACCGCCACGACGCTGCGCCGCCACTTCAACCGCACACTCGGCGTGCCACCGGACGCCTACCGTCGCACCTTCCGCTCACGGCCGGCCGTCGGCCGGGGCGACGGACACCAGCACCGGCAGTTCTGAACCGGGGCAAGGGCTCCAGAAGCGCAGTTCGCTCGTGCCGACGACGAGTTGCCGTCAGGCCCCGGCGCGCTCCTCGAGCCGGCTGCCTCGCGCCACGGTGACGGAGATGATGCCGCTGGGAGCGTCCAGCGTGACGCGGTGCCATCGTCCGCGCGGCACGATGAGGAGCCACGCCGGTCCCTCCGCAGGTCAGGAGCGTTCGGTGAGCAACTCCGCCAGGCGGTCCACGAATTCGGTGAGCCAGCTGAGCGCCGGACCGCTGCGCGCAATGCGGAATCCGTGGCGGCGGCCCCAGAACGCGGCCTGGACGGCATGGAACTGGGCCCATCGACCGGTGCGTTCACGATCGAGTTCCGCCGCTTCGGCGAACACGTCCAACGTACGGTGAACAGCCGCGCCCAGGTCATCGGCTCCGACGAGCGTCAGCGCCTGCGACTTGAGCAGCGTGCCGGCGTCGTAGGCGGGATCTCCCACATACCCCTTGGGGTCGACGGCCAGCCACGGCTCACGGTCGGCACGCAGGATGTTCCTGGCGTGGAGGTCGCCGTGGACAAGGGTGTCCGGCTGGGCGCGGCCCAGCTCGCGAACGGTTGCCACCGCGGCGTCGACGACATCGCGCGGCAGCGTGTGGGACAGCTCCGCGGCGTCCTTGCGCAGCTGCTCCTCCCAGGCCTCGGCCTGGTCCCGCAGCCGGGGCAGGCCGGGCGGGGCGGGGACGGCCAGCCGCCGATTGATCCGCCCCGCGACCGCCACCGTCCGGTCGCCTGCTTCGATGTCGGCCAGGGTCGACGACCGGACCCGTTCGAGCAGCATCGCGAAGCGTTCGTCGTCACGCTCGTGCAGCAGGACGGCGCCGCGCCCGCCCCATGCCGCGAACGCGTCCGGCTCGTGGACGTTGCCGGGATGCGGAAACGACACCTTGAGCACAGCAGTCTCCCCGGCCCGCCGTCGCACCGGGACGACGACCCCGACACCCCCGTGCATGACCTCGCCGTCCGGCACACAGCTCCAGCGCCCCAGCAGTTCGTCCACGATCCCTGGAAGCTCGGCGAGCCACACCGCTCCCGGCTCCCCTTCACGCTCGAGGGTGCTCCGCGCGAACGTCTCTGGTACCCCGATCATCCGGGCACCCTACGCGCACGCTGTCCACCTCGCCGATGACACGCGACATGCCCCACAACTCCACCGCGCACAGGCCGAGTTGAGGGAAGACTGCCGGATCTTCACAGGCCAGGCGCCGAGGCACCTCTCCGGCATGACAGCGAAGCTCAGCCGCTGCGGCTCTCCACGGCCCTGGCGACGTCTTCGAGGTCCTTGGCGATGGCCTTGCTGACGGCCTTCGCGCCAAGGCTGCCCATGACCTTGGCCAGCAGACCCGCGACACCGCCGGACGCGACGGCCGTGAACGTCGTACGGACCGTCGTCGCCATCGGGCCGTCCGACCGCAGCTCCCATAGCCATCAGTACAGCTCAGACTGCCCGCCCGAGCGACCCGGCGGCCGACGTCAGTGCGGGTGATCCTCCGGCCGGCCCCCGCAGCCGCAGGGGGCTGCTCGCACCGCAGAGTCGGGGGACAGCCGGAGCGAGAATCATCAACCGCGCCTCTAGCGTGCTGGTACAGGAGGAACGCCGCGCCACCCGGACCGTCCACCCCGCGTGCCGCCGCCCGTGCCCACGGTTCCGCGGCGTCCGGACGGGGATTGCCCGGGCCGCTCACCGCCCGGGGACTGCGGACGCTGTCGGAGTTCTGCGCACGGACACCACTGAACCGATCACCTCGCCACTGGAGCCGCACCGAATGGACCGGATAAACACCCCACGCCGCGCCGTGCTCGCGCTCGGCACCGCCACGGCCGCCACCCCCTGGCTCGGCGGTGCCACCGCCCGGGCCCGGCCCGCGAATGCGCGGCAGGCCTCGTCCGAGGGGTTGGAGGAACTGGGCATCAGCGAACTGCGTCGCCTGATGGACGACGGACGGCTCGACGCCGAACGGCTCACCCGCCACCACCTCGATCGCATCGAACGCATCGACCCGCTCCTGCGGGCGGTGATCGAGGTCAATCCCGACGCGCTTCGGGAGGCCCGGCGGCTGGACTCCGAAGGTGATCGCGGCAGACCGCTGTACGGCATGCCCGTCCTGCTGAAGGACCTGGTGGAGACCGCGGACCGGATGCACACGACGGCAGGATCACTCGCCCTGCGGGGCCTGCGTCCGGCGGCCGACGCCACCGTCGCCGCCAGGCTGCGCGCAGCCGGTGCCGTCATCCTCGGCAAGACGAACCTGAGCGAGTGGGCGGGCGGGATGTCGCTCACCCACCACGCCGGCTGGAGCGCCCGGGGCGGGCAGACCCGGAACCCGTACAAGCTGGACCGGTCGCCGAACGAGTCCAGTTCCGGCAGCGCGGTCGCCGTCGCAGCCGGCCTGTGCGTCGCCGCGATCGGTACCGAGACCAACGGCTCGATCATCGACCCGGCCTCGGCCAACTGCGTCGTCGGGGTGAAACCGACCGTCGGACTGGTCGGGCGCGGCGGTGTGATCCCCGGTGTGCCGAGTCAGGACAGTGTCGGCCCGATCGCGCGCACGGTCCGCGACGCCGCGATCCTGCTGGGCACCCTCGTCGGTGTCGACGGCCGTGATCCGGCGACGAAGGCGAGCCGCGGTCACTTCCACCGCGACTACACCCGGTTCCTGGACGCCGACGGGCTGCGCGGGGCGCGTATCGGCGTACCGAGGACGGTGTACTTCGGCTACAGCCACCATGCCGACGAGATCGCGGAGCGGGCCATCGCCGTGCTGCGCGAGGCCGGGGCGACGGTGGTCGACCCGGCCGACATCCCGACGGCCGAGCAGCTGGAGGACCTCCCCAGCTCGATGGTCGTCCAGGCGTACGAGATCAAGCGGGGGTTGAACGGCTACCTGGCCGACGCCCCCGGTGACCACCCGCGCAGCCTGGCGGAGCTGATCGCGTTCAACCGT of the Streptomyces aurantiacus genome contains:
- a CDS encoding aminoglycoside phosphotransferase family protein; amino-acid sequence: MIGVPETFARSTLEREGEPGAVWLAELPGIVDELLGRWSCVPDGEVMHGGVGVVVPVRRRAGETAVLKVSFPHPGNVHEPDAFAAWGGRGAVLLHERDDERFAMLLERVRSSTLADIEAGDRTVAVAGRINRRLAVPAPPGLPRLRDQAEAWEEQLRKDAAELSHTLPRDVVDAAVATVRELGRAQPDTLVHGDLHARNILRADREPWLAVDPKGYVGDPAYDAGTLLKSQALTLVGADDLGAAVHRTLDVFAEAAELDRERTGRWAQFHAVQAAFWGRRHGFRIARSGPALSWLTEFVDRLAELLTERS
- a CDS encoding amidase; the protein is MDRINTPRRAVLALGTATAATPWLGGATARARPANARQASSEGLEELGISELRRLMDDGRLDAERLTRHHLDRIERIDPLLRAVIEVNPDALREARRLDSEGDRGRPLYGMPVLLKDLVETADRMHTTAGSLALRGLRPAADATVAARLRAAGAVILGKTNLSEWAGGMSLTHHAGWSARGGQTRNPYKLDRSPNESSSGSAVAVAAGLCVAAIGTETNGSIIDPASANCVVGVKPTVGLVGRGGVIPGVPSQDSVGPIARTVRDAAILLGTLVGVDGRDPATKASRGHFHRDYTRFLDADGLRGARIGVPRTVYFGYSHHADEIAERAIAVLREAGATVVDPADIPTAEQLEDLPSSMVVQAYEIKRGLNGYLADAPGDHPRSLAELIAFNREHADRELRYVRQDGLEAVHRLDFGEREYREALATNHRLSRAEGIDAVLRRYRLDALVMPTTGPPAKIDLIRGDSYGGGASTPAALAGYPAISVPAGFAFGLPVGLTFMGTAWSEPVLLRLAYAYEQAGRVRRRPAYREADVGF